From a region of the Leptospira venezuelensis genome:
- a CDS encoding alpha/beta fold hydrolase codes for MKISKITYYIFILFLVVDCSSGKPFQLRETPPTITSEAVEKGLAPIRDIQMYYEIHGKKDGIPLVLLNGGGSTIEVTYSRILPLLAQNRKVIALDEQGHGRTTDRNAPVSFETSAEDVIALLKFLKVEQADIFGFSNGASVAMNVAIRYPKLVRKLIFASSITKREGAYPLFWNFMKNATFENMPQALKEAFLKVNPDPQKLHTMYEKDAARMRNFKDLNDKDIRTVGIPTLILLGDKDVPKLEHAVEMVRMIPKARLLILPGGHGDYLGEAIMSQGKDRYPELTSALVQDFLDSP; via the coding sequence ATGAAAATTTCAAAGATTACATATTATATTTTTATACTATTTTTAGTTGTTGATTGTTCCTCTGGAAAACCTTTTCAACTCCGCGAAACACCGCCCACGATTACATCTGAAGCAGTCGAAAAGGGTCTTGCTCCTATCAGAGATATCCAGATGTATTATGAGATCCATGGCAAGAAGGACGGGATCCCGCTCGTTCTACTAAATGGTGGAGGTTCCACGATAGAAGTAACTTACAGTCGGATTCTGCCTCTTCTCGCTCAAAATCGTAAAGTGATCGCTCTAGATGAACAAGGACATGGAAGAACTACAGATAGAAATGCGCCTGTAAGTTTCGAAACTTCTGCGGAAGATGTGATTGCTCTTCTTAAGTTCTTAAAAGTAGAACAAGCAGATATTTTCGGCTTTAGCAATGGCGCAAGTGTTGCCATGAATGTCGCGATCCGATATCCGAAATTAGTCCGTAAACTTATATTCGCCTCTTCAATTACCAAGAGAGAAGGAGCATATCCTCTGTTCTGGAATTTTATGAAGAATGCTACTTTCGAAAATATGCCACAGGCGCTTAAAGAAGCTTTTCTAAAAGTAAATCCTGATCCTCAAAAATTGCACACTATGTATGAGAAAGATGCTGCGAGAATGCGTAATTTCAAAGATCTTAACGATAAAGATATTAGAACTGTTGGAATTCCAACTTTAATCTTACTTGGGGATAAAGATGTCCCTAAATTGGAGCACGCAGTTGAAATGGTTCGAATGATCCCCAAAGCAAGACTTTTGATTTTGCCAGGAGGGCATGGTGATTATTTAGGAGAGGCGATCATGTCTCAAGGAA
- a CDS encoding SRPBCC domain-containing protein, whose amino-acid sequence METLKVAHEIFSIERVYQSDPESVYSAWSNVEAKSNWFIGPGDWSVVERKLDFRIGGEEILHGRFPNGKETLYKARFSDLIENQRIVFVYDMILSGKIHSVSIASVEIEKIDSSNTKLTFTEQVAFLDQTIGREGVASRREGTLAHLIRLTDYLVKVK is encoded by the coding sequence ATGGAAACATTGAAAGTTGCTCATGAAATTTTTAGCATAGAAAGAGTGTATCAATCAGACCCGGAATCCGTGTATTCTGCATGGAGCAATGTAGAAGCAAAATCAAATTGGTTTATTGGTCCTGGAGATTGGTCCGTCGTGGAGAGAAAATTGGATTTTCGAATTGGTGGAGAAGAAATTTTACACGGTCGTTTTCCAAACGGAAAAGAAACCTTATACAAAGCCAGGTTTTCCGATCTGATCGAAAATCAACGGATCGTTTTCGTTTATGATATGATCTTAAGTGGAAAGATTCATTCAGTCTCCATTGCGTCTGTTGAAATAGAGAAAATTGATTCTTCTAATACGAAACTTACATTCACAGAGCAGGTCGCATTTTTGGACCAAACTATCGGGAGAGAAGGTGTAGCCTCCAGAAGAGAAGGTACTTTGGCACATTTAATAAGATTAACCGACTATCTCGTAAAGGTTAAATAA